Within Halobacterium jilantaiense, the genomic segment TTCTGGGTCGCGGAGAAGTCGACGACCTCGCCGTCCTCGAATTCGAGGGACGCGCCCTGAATCTCGCGGGCCTGGTGGTAGACCGGCTTGTCGAACGTGACCTCGCCCTCGACGCTGTCGGGGACGGGCGCGGTGAACACCTCGCCCGCGGGGAGGTTGTTCGACCCGGCGTCGTTCAGCGTCGTCATGTTCGCGACGCTCATCGTCACGTCGGTGGTGTCGCCGGAGACGATGCGTACCTCTTCGGCGGGGTCGAGAATCTCGACCATCTGCTCCTGGTGTTCCTCGACGGCGTCCCAGTCCTTGTTCACGGCGTCGTAGACGAACTCCTCGTAGGCGTCCGTGGACATGCCGGCGAGCTGCGCGTCGGCGGGCGACGGGTAGTGCGTGAGACACCACTTCGTGGAGAGCCGCGAGTCGAGGACGTTCCGGTACGCCTCGGCGTACGCCGAGCCGATTTCCGTGGAGACGTCGCTCTGCTCGCTGACGTTCTCGTGGGGGCGGCCGACGATGGCGGCGTCGGCGTGCTCGAACAGCTGCAGGAGGTGTTCGGGCTCCGAGATGTCGTCCGCGTCGACCTCGCGGAGGTACGCGCGGGCCGCGCGGTCGGTGCCGATGCCGCGGTCGCCGCGCGCGAGCATCACGGGATTGGCCCCGACCTTGCCGATCTCCTCGTAGAGAGCGACGCGCAGATCCTCGGCGACCGGCGGCATGCTCACCACGACGTTCTCGTCGGGCTGGAGGTCGATGCACTGGTCGACGACGATTTCCGCGTGCGTCTGAATCCGGGGATCCATAGCGTTGCGTGGTGGAAACGGACGGTTGGCTCTTTCGGAACGCCCACCAGTCTGCCGGCGGTCCGGTCGCACTTTTGGGCCTGGAGTGTGGACGTTCGCCCGTGATAGACCTTCGCAGTGACACGGTGACGACGCCGAGCGACGCGATGCGGGCGGCGGCCGCCGACGCGGACGTCGGCGACGACGTCTACGGCGAGGACCCGAGCGTGAACGAACTGGAGCGAGCAGCGGCGGACGCCGTCGGGATGGAGGCCGCGCTGTACGTGCCCTCCGGGACGATGGGCAACCAGATTGCGGCGCGCGTCCACACCGAGCGCGGCCAGGAAGCGCTCGTGGAGCGCGAGAGCCACGTCTACAAGTGGGAACTCGGCGGGTTCGCGCAGCACGCGGAACTCCAGGTCCGCACGTTCGACGGCGGCGCGAACGGCTGCCCGACCCCCGAGCAGGTACGCGACGGGTACGTCGAGGAGGACCTCCACCGACCGGGGACCGGCCTGCTGTGTCTGGAGAACACCCACAACTCGAAGGGCGGCGTCGCGGTGCCGGCCGACGAGTTCGCGGCCGCCGCGGAGGCCGCCCACGACCTCGGCCTCCCGGTCCACGTCGACGGCGCTCGCGTGTTCAACGCCGCGACGAGTCTCGGCGTGGATGCCAGCGACCTGCTGGCTCCCGTCGACTCCGTGATGTTCTGTCTCTCGAAGGGACTCGGGGCACCCGTCGGTTCGATACTCGCCGGCAGCGAGGCGTTCGTCGAGGACGCCCGCCGCGTCCGGAAGCTGTTCGGCGGCGGGATGCGGCAGGCCGGCATGATTGCAGCGCCCGGGCTACTGGCGCTGGAGAACCGCCACCGGCTCGACGAGGACCACGAGAACGCCCGCCGGCTCGCCGCCGACCTGAACGCGCTCCCGGACCTGGCCGCGGCAGAGCCGGACTCGAACATCGTGCTCGTGGACACGAGCGACGCCGGGATGACCGCCGAGTCGTTCCTCGCGGCCTGTGAGGACGAGGGCGTCCTCGGTTCGGAGTTCGGGGACTACACCGTCCGGTTCTGCACGCACCTCGACGTGGACGGCGGCGACGTCGCCGACGCCGTGGCGGCCGTCGAGCGCGTGCTCTAGTCGCGTTTCCCGCTCTCGACGCCCTCCTTGAACCCGGTGAGGGTGCGACGGAGGAACAGGAACACGAAGAACACGAACAGCAGGAAGGCGATTGCGAGGACGTAGAACGCCGGCCCGATGTCGACCATGCGGGAGTGGACCACGGGAGCCACAATAGGGGTTTCGGGAGGACGTCCGTGTCAGCCAGTGATTTTAACGACAAAATTCATTGTAGTTTGGCGATAACGGTGTGTCATGTCCGGTCTCCTGCCCTCCACCTCGGAGACTGCAACCCCCGACGGCGACCCCCGCGTCGTCGGCGTCGACTCCGACGACGCGGACCAGTTGCTGTCCGCGCTGTCCTCGGGGACGGCCCGGAGCCTCTACGCCGCCCTCCACGACGAGCCCGCGACCCCGTCCGAGCTCGCAGACGGCGTCGACACCTCCCTCCAGAACGCCCAGTACCACCTCTCGAATCTGGAGGACGCCGACCTCATCGAGGAGTGCGACACGAGGTACTCCGCGAAGGGCCGCGAGATGAGCGTGTACGCGCCCTGCGACGCGCCGGTGGTGCTGTTCGCGGGCAGCGAGGAGGACGGTGAGAGCGTCCAGACGGCGCTGTCGAGTCTGCTCGGCGGCATCGGCGTGCTCGGCGTCGCGAGCCTCGTCGTCCAGCGCGTGTTCGGCGACGGGCTGTCTGTGCCCGGCGCGGCTTCCGGCGGCGGCACCGTGGGGCAGCCGGGCCACACGTCGGCGCTGGTCGCCGAGGGCGGCGAGACGGCCGGTGTCGCGGCGCAGGCCGCGAGCCAGGGGGCTGGCGGGCTGCCAGTCGGGCTGCTGTTCTTCCTCGGTGGGCTGCTCGTGGTGACAGTGCTCGCCGTCGCGTGGTTCTCGGGTAGCTAAAACGCGATTTTGAGTGTACGTCGGCTTATTGGTACCGTCTGTCGTAGCGATGGGTACAGGCCGCTGCGGCCTGCCTCCTGACGCTACCGGCCCTCCACACGGAACTCACTGAGGACGCGCCCGTCGCGGGCCCGGAGTTCCCCGCGCACGCCGCGGTCGCTGGGGTAGAGTTCGGCGTGCGCCTCCGGGTTTCCGCGCGGGTCCGCGTGGCTGCCGGGATTCAGTAGAACGACGTCCTCCGTCTCTTTCGTCGTCGGCGCGTGCGTGTGTCCCGACACCACGAGGTCCGCGCCGCGCTCCCGTCCGAACATCGAGAGCCCGAGTTCGCCGCCGTCTCGGCGGTGCGTGAGCGCGACCCGGACCCCGGCGACCTCGACGGTGCGGGCGGCGGGCAGGCGGTCGCGGACGGCGGGGCTGTCTGCGTTCCCGTGGACCGCGTGGAGGCGGTCGGCCGCGTCGTGGAACGCGTCGAGGGCGGTCTCGGTCGTGAAGTCGCCGGCGTGCAGCACTTCGTCGGCGTCGGCGACGGCGTCCGCGGCGCGGCCGGCGAGCGCGTGTCCGTTCTCGCTGTGGGTGTCCGAGAGCACGGCAATCATAGCGCGGAGTTCTCGGTGGAGGCTCGTGAGGGTTGCGCCGGACGGCGGCGGGACGGGCACAGGGCGGGCTCGTCGGGGCTTCTTTACGACAGCCCCGTGAATTCCGAGGAAATGGCAGGCAGTAAGACAGTCGTGCTGGCCGCGCTGGTGGCGAACGGCGCGATTGCGGTGTTGAAGTTCCTCGGGTTCCTCATCACGGGGAGTCCCGCGATGCTCTCGGAGACCTACCACTCCGTCTCGGACACCGGTAATCAGGTGTTCCTGCTGATCGGGCTGCGGTACGGTGAGCGGGCGGCGACCCGTGACCACCCGTTCGGCTACGGGAAGGCGCAGTTCTTCTACTCGTTCCTGGTGAGCGTGATGCTGTTCGGCATCGCTGGCTGGGAGTCCGCGAACCACGGCTACCACGCGCTTCAGCACGGCGAGGCCGCCATCGCGAGCCAGGCGTCGTTGCTGGGGTACGAGTTCCCCGGCGTCTGGGTGAACTACGTCGTGCTCGTCGGCGCGGTCGGATTCGAGGGGTACGCGTTCACCAAGGCGTGGGGGGAGACGAAGAGCCAGATGGCGCGCCACGACTGGGGGTCGCTGCGTGAGATGTTCCAGAAGACCAGCGACACGACGACGCTGACGGCGCTCACCGAGGACACTGTCGCGCTGCTGGGGCTGCTGTTCGCGCTGGGTGGCATCGTGCTCACGCAGGCCACGGGGAACCCCGTCTACGACGCGGCGTCCGCGCTGCTCATCGGTGTCCTGCTGATGGTGTTCGCGGTGGCGCTGGCCTGGGAGAACAAGCGCCTGCTGCTGGGCGAGAGCGTGGCACCGGACGAGGAGCAGGCGCTGCGGGCGGTGGCCGAGGAGTCGCCGGCCGTCACCGAGCTCGTGGAGCTCCGGACGGTGTACTTCGGGCCGAACGAGCTGCTGGTGACGGCTGACGTGACGTTCCGCGACGACATGGACACCGACGACGTGGAGGACGCCATCGCGGCCATCGTGGCGGAGATGAAGGCGACGAACGAGGCGGTGACGAAGGTGTACGTGGAGCCGCAGGCAGCCGCCTAGGCCGCCACCGAGCACGCTTATGCTAACTTTGTTTTTCGAAATGGAAACTGAATTTCGCTAGTGCGGTAAGTTTTAAGTGTCGGGCGGCCCAACGTGTAATCGCTATGAGCACCCAGAAGCACGTACTCAAGAGCGCGGGCGACGTCGAAGGCTCCGAGTCGCTGCGCATCGACGCCGAGCGAGCCGAACAGGTCGTCGACGCGCTGAACGCGGACCTCGCGGACGTCTACGTCCTCTACCACCAGCTCCGCAAGCACCACTGGAACGTCGAGGGCGCGGAGTTCCGCGACCTCCACCTGTTCCTCGGTGACGCCGCCGAGACCGCCGAGGAGATCGCTGACACCCTCGCGGAGCGCGTGCAGGCGCTCGGCGGCGTCCCGCACGCCAGCCCCGCGACGCTCCAGTCCGAGGCGTCCGTCGAGCCCGAGGACGAGGACGTCTACGACATCCGCAGCTCCCTGGCCAACGACGAAGAGATGTACGGCGACATCATCGAGACGACCCGCGAACACATCGAACTCGCGGAGAACCTCGGCGACTACGCCACGGCCGAACTGCTCCGCGAGGGCCTCGTGGACCTCGAAGACGACGCCCACCACGTCGAGCACTACCTGGAGGCGGACACGCTCGTCTTCCAGGGCGCGATGGAGCAGTAGGGAGACGGGACAGCGACAGAGAACCCAGTTTTTTGCGAGCTATCGTTTGACGTCGACGGTGTAGTCCGTGGAGAGCCAGCCGTCCGGGTTGTCGTCCTCGGTGAACACGGTTCGGTCGGGGGACGACCGCAGCGCGGTGAGGCCGGTCTCGTCGTCGTCCTGCGCGAGTGCCATCACCGAGTCGTAGGTGGTCACGCCGGCATATGTGTTTTGGTCGGCCTAAACTCTCGGGAGCCGGGGGTGTTCCGGGCCGAGCCGGAGGTTTATACGGCGTGCCGGTCATAAATCCAGCCAACTGTGGCCGCCAGCGACGCCGACTACATGGAGTTCTTCCCGAAGCCCTCGCCGTACGACAACCAGCGGGCGGCGATGGACGAGATTCGGGACGCACTCGACGGCGGCCGGGACGTGCTCTTCGAGGGTGCCTGCGGGACCGGCAAGACCCTCGCCGCGCTCGCGCCCGCCCTCGCCCACGCCCAGGCCGAGGACAAGACGGTCGTCATCACGACGAACGTCCACCAGCAGATGCGGCAGTTCGTCCGCGAGGCCCGCGAGATTCACGACGCCGAGCCCATCCGGGCGGTCGTGTTCAAGGGCAAGGGGTCGATGTGCCA encodes:
- a CDS encoding ArsR/SmtB family transcription factor yields the protein MSGLLPSTSETATPDGDPRVVGVDSDDADQLLSALSSGTARSLYAALHDEPATPSELADGVDTSLQNAQYHLSNLEDADLIEECDTRYSAKGREMSVYAPCDAPVVLFAGSEEDGESVQTALSSLLGGIGVLGVASLVVQRVFGDGLSVPGAASGGGTVGQPGHTSALVAEGGETAGVAAQAASQGAGGLPVGLLFFLGGLLVVTVLAVAWFSGS
- a CDS encoding DUF7859 family protein yields the protein MVDIGPAFYVLAIAFLLFVFFVFLFLRRTLTGFKEGVESGKRD
- a CDS encoding cation diffusion facilitator family transporter; the protein is MAGSKTVVLAALVANGAIAVLKFLGFLITGSPAMLSETYHSVSDTGNQVFLLIGLRYGERAATRDHPFGYGKAQFFYSFLVSVMLFGIAGWESANHGYHALQHGEAAIASQASLLGYEFPGVWVNYVVLVGAVGFEGYAFTKAWGETKSQMARHDWGSLREMFQKTSDTTTLTALTEDTVALLGLLFALGGIVLTQATGNPVYDAASALLIGVLLMVFAVALAWENKRLLLGESVAPDEEQALRAVAEESPAVTELVELRTVYFGPNELLVTADVTFRDDMDTDDVEDAIAAIVAEMKATNEAVTKVYVEPQAAA
- a CDS encoding aminopeptidase, translating into MDPRIQTHAEIVVDQCIDLQPDENVVVSMPPVAEDLRVALYEEIGKVGANPVMLARGDRGIGTDRAARAYLREVDADDISEPEHLLQLFEHADAAIVGRPHENVSEQSDVSTEIGSAYAEAYRNVLDSRLSTKWCLTHYPSPADAQLAGMSTDAYEEFVYDAVNKDWDAVEEHQEQMVEILDPAEEVRIVSGDTTDVTMSVANMTTLNDAGSNNLPAGEVFTAPVPDSVEGEVTFDKPVYHQAREIQGASLEFEDGEVVDFSATQNEDVLEGILNTDEGARRLGELGIGMNRDIDQFTYNMLFDEKMGDTVHMALGRAYPATVGEDVEQNQSAKHVDMIVDMSEDSYIEVDGEIVQRNGTFVFEDGFEE
- a CDS encoding metallophosphoesterase — encoded protein: MIAVLSDTHSENGHALAGRAADAVADADEVLHAGDFTTETALDAFHDAADRLHAVHGNADSPAVRDRLPAARTVEVAGVRVALTHRRDGGELGLSMFGRERGADLVVSGHTHAPTTKETEDVVLLNPGSHADPRGNPEAHAELYPSDRGVRGELRARDGRVLSEFRVEGR
- a CDS encoding threonine aldolase family protein — translated: MIDLRSDTVTTPSDAMRAAAADADVGDDVYGEDPSVNELERAAADAVGMEAALYVPSGTMGNQIAARVHTERGQEALVERESHVYKWELGGFAQHAELQVRTFDGGANGCPTPEQVRDGYVEEDLHRPGTGLLCLENTHNSKGGVAVPADEFAAAAEAAHDLGLPVHVDGARVFNAATSLGVDASDLLAPVDSVMFCLSKGLGAPVGSILAGSEAFVEDARRVRKLFGGGMRQAGMIAAPGLLALENRHRLDEDHENARRLAADLNALPDLAAAEPDSNIVLVDTSDAGMTAESFLAACEDEGVLGSEFGDYTVRFCTHLDVDGGDVADAVAAVERVL
- the dpsA gene encoding DNA starvation/stationary phase protection protein DpsA, which produces MSTQKHVLKSAGDVEGSESLRIDAERAEQVVDALNADLADVYVLYHQLRKHHWNVEGAEFRDLHLFLGDAAETAEEIADTLAERVQALGGVPHASPATLQSEASVEPEDEDVYDIRSSLANDEEMYGDIIETTREHIELAENLGDYATAELLREGLVDLEDDAHHVEHYLEADTLVFQGAMEQ